The window TGATCATCTTGTTCTCACATCCGGGGCTGAGGCAGCGCTCTGCCCGGGTATCCGGCGTGCCGGTACTGATCCGGGTACGGTTGCGCGGTTTCTTGACAAGATGGATATACAGCGGTTCTTTGAGGAGATCGATGTTCCCCATCCGGCGCTTGCAGGCCCTGATGACTACCCGGTGATGATGAAGCCCAGAACCGGGGCAGGCGGGTGGAGAAATGCGGTGGTGCATACGCCGGAAGAGAAAGAGGCGTGGCTAGCAGCCATTGATCTCCCCTCTATTAGCCAGCACCTGGCTGATGGCCTGCCTGCGAGTGTCTCCTGTCTCTCAGATGGCAGGCGTGCGGTTGCGGTTGCTGCAAATGAACAGATGCTCCGTGGATCCGGTGATGCAGCGTTTGGGTTTGCAGGTTCAATTACCCCATGCGATCATCCGGCAGCTCCGGAGATGATCCGGATTGCAGAGAGAATTGTTGCTGCAAGCGGGTGTGTCGGCTCAGTCGGGGTTGATTTTCTTCTCTCTGACCAGGTGGTTGCAATTGAGATCAATCCCCGGTTCCAGGCGACCCTGGATACAGTGGAGCGGGCAGCCGGGGTAAACCTCTTCTCCCTCCATATGGATGCATGTGCCAAAAGACTGCCTGAGAAGCGTCCGTTATCTTCCAGGTATGCTGCCCGGCGGATTCTCTTTGCAGACCGGGACTTTTCAATAAAATCGAACCTTGTCCGCTTTGGTGGATTTATTACTGATATACCGCCTGTTGGGACAGAATTTTTGGAGGGTGATGCGGTTGTCAGTGTCTT is drawn from Methanocalculus natronophilus and contains these coding sequences:
- a CDS encoding ATP-grasp domain-containing protein, which translates into the protein MKETVLVAGYATRHVASSAKRAGFRVCAVDHFCDLDLGWWVDDYAPFEDLAGLPAAIEEISSRNRIDHLVLTSGAEAALCPGIRRAGTDPGTVARFLDKMDIQRFFEEIDVPHPALAGPDDYPVMMKPRTGAGGWRNAVVHTPEEKEAWLAAIDLPSISQHLADGLPASVSCLSDGRRAVAVAANEQMLRGSGDAAFGFAGSITPCDHPAAPEMIRIAERIVAASGCVGSVGVDFLLSDQVVAIEINPRFQATLDTVERAAGVNLFSLHMDACAKRLPEKRPLSSRYAARRILFADRDFSIKSNLVRFGGFITDIPPVGTEFLEGDAVVSVFGYGGSRNDALRMLDNHINLLRQYIN